The following are encoded together in the Gasterosteus aculeatus chromosome 7, fGasAcu3.hap1.1, whole genome shotgun sequence genome:
- the fryb gene encoding protein furry homolog isoform X2 codes for MSLEDMSLKDMSREVARSTVSLGAVNGTSVHCNCHSGLEPDIQGQDGAVMKRIASLPVDMFDPSDFTGRFTKIQWPRKRTRIIDPSPVEQKPPLPPVSGTLGDRKGPVVMAPVNVDPESKPGEFVLKSLFANFTLLSERKIRIIMAEPLEKPLNKSLQRGEDPQFDQFISSMSSLAEYCLPSILRTLFDWYKRQNGLEDESHEYRPRANTKSKNDEQQKDYLLERRDLAIDFIFSLVLIEVLKQIPLHPLLDGLIQEVINLTFKHFKYKEGYLGPNTGNMHIVADLYAEVVGVVAQSRFPAVRKKFISELKELRQKEQSPYVIQSTISLIMGLKFFRIKMYPVEDFEASFQFMQECAQYFLEVKDKDIKHSLAGLFVEILVPVAATVKNEVNVPCLRNFVESLYDTTLDLSSRKKHSLALYPLVTCLLCVSQKQFFLSRWHIFLNNCLSNLKNRDPKMARVALESLYRLLWVYMIRIKCESNTGTQSRLTSITSTLFPKGSRSVVPRDMPLNIFVKIIQFIAQERLDFAMKEIIFDLLSVGKPAKAFSLNPERMNIGLRAFLVIADALQQKDGEPPMPNTGATLPSGNSLKKKKTYLSKTLTEEEAKLIGMSLYYSQVRKALDNILRHLDKEVGRCMMLTSVQMLNKEPEDMITGERKPKIDLFRTCVAAIPRILPDAMSKPELVDLLSRLTVHMDDELRLISQNSLQSLLLDFPDWREDVLFGYTHFLLREVQDTHQGLQDASVKLLLQLLTQWRLALQLQGKTRGGVESSPRLPERSPHCSVLHAVEGLALLLLCSCQISTRKLAVGVLREIRCLFTALGHADDDDKPMIEVMDQLSPAVMDSFVHVAVSDSSTLPLSHHVDLQWLVEWTARLVSSSYDVKSPSHVWIFALCVKDPWVLCLHIFLRQEHLPKHCPTALGYAWPYAFTRLQLLLPLVDPNSPVNAKKTSTAGSSDSYISLWRNYLILCLGVAKPSIMSPGHLRASTPEIMATTPDGSVTYDNKVIGTPSVAWLLKQLVPLMRAESLEITDSLVLGFGCTNALVFRELVEELHPLMKEALERRPENKRRRERRDLLRLQLLRIFELLANAAVISDSTNGALERDSLALGALFLEYVDLTRMLLEAENEKEMDVLKDIRAHFSGMVANLIQCVPVHHRRFLFPQQSLRHHLFILFSQWAGPFSVMFTPLDRYSDRNHQITRYQYCALKAMSAVLCCGPVFDNVGLSTDGYLYKWLDNILACHDLRVHRLGCEVVILLLELNPDQINLFNWAVDRCFTGSYQLASGCFKAIATVCGNRNYPCDLVTLLNLVLFKASDTSREIYEISMQLMQVLESKLCAYSKRMVEQKPGNILYGTHGPLPPLYSVNLSQLSIQLASMYPELTLPLFSEVSQRFSTTHSNGRQIMLSYLLPWLSNIELVDTGLLPPASSPCTPEEEACGQGQGMSPSLRGNGWGSLQATSLVLNNLMFMTAKYGDEVPGPEIENAWNALVSNERWSNNLRITLQFLISLCGVSSDTTLLPFIKKVVIYLCRNNTIQTMEELLFELQQTDPVNPVVLHCDNPPFYRFAASNKAPTSQTGTTSSSNTVVAGQENLADTDEKKLVRESEERMARAHNRLESRYSNSSGGSYEDEKTDPLPPYAGWLLGVLETNHPQPLPMPINGGCWAPLVDYLPETITPRGPLHRCNIAVIFMTEMVVDHSVREDWALHLPLLLHALFLGLDHYRPEVYEHSKRLLLHLLIALSCNNNFQVIASVLMLTREISDNKTLTIKSSYHTEYQQSHTPDFLREWQASPMADSGLSSTSNSSSVSLGGGSTAGSVGNLPLVPPDDLGDLEDTTNETDEKTNKLIEFLSTSAWSTVLLLLRALGPLWVHEDITPRNPNSKSTEQLSNFLRHVVSVFKESKSDFHLEHQLSDVALQTALCSSSRHYAGRSFQIFRALKQPINNHAVSDLVSRLVEVVGEHGDEVQGYVMEVLLTLESVVVNLAECLKNSDLMAALTRTSSPDFVTSEKLMNRKSTGQLNYPGPGFVGLSSQRHQRSYSVPKKFGECGHQLSDPPRSATLDRIQACNSHGLARTGRTPGSCTSSTNRIDPSVLSDPAHVSHPSTILATVFWVAVALMESDFEFEYQMSLRLVHKLLSKVPLDRAENRERLEKLQAQLRWSGFSGIQQLLLKGFTSQATSDLTLQLFCQLTPVSRVPVVDSSQSIGFPLNVLCLLPHLVQHFGHPTQFCKESAERIAQVCLMEKNTKLSHLAHVMTLYKTRSYTRDPFSWVSVVCRYLHEAFSEITLNMVTYMAELLEKGLPAMQQSLLQIIYCLLSHMDLTSVQVKQFNGDVTKTIEKFVQTVHWKDALNILKLVVSRSASLVHPVYRHSQGDLSNLEVSRVWDGSAKALPGKTLDFTFDISETPVIGRRFDELQGSGGREGKARAMAVTRSTSSTSSGSNSNTILVPVSWRRPQSSQKRTREKLVNVLSLCGQEVGLTKNPSVIFSSCGDLDMMEVRESGVSSEEGGTREDTLDDTASEQQFRVFRDFDFLDVELEDGEGETVDNFNWGVRRRSLDSTELGDMLEESQHSGSTPSLGHEDPHDSDESSEEEESSTSQSLSHSQLTNPSPSEETNHTDSLSTSYDTSADAQSLNASTPGQGALHDYHGGLDGRVRGGDEDTQVQDDELSLSANELPHGSDFGESLTLELPGQPLDHLPNLDHSLSADYCQPPLDFLDPNCLPSLRDDVDDLEDLGFPPPPSPFFSAILAAFQPAVCDDAEEAWRCHISQLVTDSDGSCAVHTFQVFSSLFTNIQGKFCLLTTDVATYLGEGLRGIGSKFLMSSQMLTTCSDCPTIYIDADTIISYGLLEKMKFSALELQEYLDTYNTREDAALSWLRNCKDTFPRCPGDSVVTCQPGDSEEKQLELCQRLYKLHFQLLLLFQSYCSLIGQFHAISSVPELLNMSRELSDLKTSLQVAEAAVASDLEHKHLAHTRSHATEVAAMVVPSFSSSEAAVQAILECLKNHEFTKAVRYIQECRRQWPCGVFGGGSESEVQTLLNVYFRHQTLGQTGTIALVGSRQDLSLICSKLLELNGEIRDMICHAQGYRVVTTYLPDSSASGTSL; via the exons CCTCTCCAGTGGAACAGAAGCCGCCCCTCCCGCCAGTCAGTGGAACCTTGGGAGATAGGAAGGGTCCTGTCGTCATGGCGCCCGTCAACGTGGACCCTGAGAGCAAGCCGGGCGAGTTCGTCCTAAAAAGCTTGTTTGCCaacttcaccttgctctccgaaCGCAAGATTCGCATCATCATGGCCGAACCGCTG GAGAAGCCACTTAACAAGtctctgcagaggggagaggaccCACAGTTCGACCAG TTCATCAGCAGTATGAGTTCTCTAGCAGAGTACTGCCTGCCGTCCATCCTGAGGACTCTGTTTGACTGGTACAAGAGGCAGAACGGTCTGGAGGACGAGTCCCACGAGTATCGACCCAGGGCCAACACAAAATCGAAGAA TGACGAGCAACAGAAAGACTACCTATTGGAGCGGAGGGATCTGGCAATAGACTTCATATTTTCTCTGGTGCTTATTGAGGTTTTGAAGCAG ATCCCCCTTCATCCTCTTTTGGACGGACTCATCCAAGAAGTCATAAACCTGACATTCAAGCACTTCAAATACAAAGAAGG GTATCTGGGACCCAACACAGGCAACATGCACATAGTGGCTGACCTCTATGCTGAAGTCGTGGGAGTTGTAGCTCAGTCCAG GTTCCCAGCAGTGAGGAAGAAGTTCATCTCCGAGCTGAAGGAGCTGAGGCAGAAGGAGCAGAGCCCCTACGTCATCCAGTCCACCATCAGCCTCATCATGGGACTCAAGTTCTTCCGCATCAAAATGTACCCGGTGGAGGACTTTGAAGCCTCCTTCCAGTTCATGCAG gAGTGCGCGCAGTATTTCTTGGAAGTGAAGGATAAAGACATTAAACACTCGTTAGCCGGACTCTTTGTGGAAATACTTGTACCTGTAGCTGCT ACCGTGAAGAACGAGGTGAACGTGCCGTGTCTGCGAAATTTTGTAGAAAGTCTGTACGATACTACGTTGGACCTGTCATCCAGGAAGAAACACTCTCTG GCTCTGTATCCTCTGGTGACTTGCCTCCTGTGTGTCAGTCAGAAGCAGTTCTTCCTCAGCCGCTGGCACATTTTCCTCAACAATTGCCTCTCCAACCTCAAG AATCGAGATCCAAAGATGGCCCGCGTGGCTCTAGAATCGCTCTACCGCCTGCTCTGGGTCTACATGATCCGAATAAAGTGCGAGAGCAACACAGGAACTCAGAG tCGTCTGACGTCCATCACCTCCACTCTATTCCCCAAAGGTAGTCGGAGCGTTGTGCCCAGAGACATGCCTCTGAATATTTTTGTCAAGATTATCCAGTTTATTGCCCAG GAGAGACTGGACTTTGCCATGAAGGAGATCATATTTGATCTGCTGAGCGTCGGGAAACCTGCCAAAGCCTTCAGTCTCAACCCAGAG CGTATGAACATCGGCCTGCGGGCGTTCCTGGTAATAGCCGACGCTCTGCAACAGAAGGACGGAGAGCCTCCTATGCCCAACACAGGAGCCACTCTGCCCTCTGGAAACTctctgaagaaaaagaaaacttatCTCAGCAAGACACTTACTGAGGAGGAAGCCAAACTTATAG GCATGTCCTTGTACTACTCCCAGGTCCGAAAGGCTCTGGACAACATCCTGAGACACTTGGACAAGGAGGTGGGTCGCTGTATGATGCTCACCAGCGTTCAGATGCTCAACAAAGAACCAGAGGACATGATCAC TGGCGAAAGGAAACCTAAAATCGACCTGTTCAGAACATGTGTGGCGGCCATTCCTCGAATCCTTCCTGATGCCATGTCCAAACCTGAGCTCGTTGACCTGCTCTCAAG ACTTACTGTGCACATGGACGACGAGCTTCGTCTCATTTCCCAGAATTCCCTGCAGAGCCTGTTACTTGATTTCCCAGACTGGAGGGAGGACGTCCTGTTTGGTTACACACATTTCCTTTTGCGCGAG GTTCAAGACACCCATCAGGGTCTGCAGGATGCCTCGGTGaagctccttctccagctgctcaCTCAGTGGAGGTTGGCGCTGCAGCTCCAAGGGAAGACGCGAGGTGGAGTTGAG tcCAGCCCCAGACTACCAGAGCGAAGCCCCCACTGCTCCGTGCTCCACGCGGTTGAGGgtctggccctgctgctgctctgctcgtGTCAGATCAGCACGAGGAAGCTGGCGGTCGGTGTGTTAAGAGAAATACGCTGCCTCTTCACTGCCCTGGGACATGCTGAC GACGATGACAAACCCATGATCGAGGTGATGGACCAGCTGAGCCCAGCTGTAATGGACAGCTTTGTTCACGTCGCTGTCTCTGACTCG tccACCTTGCCCCTCAGCCACCATGTTGACCTCCAGTGGCTGGTGGAGTGGACGGCTCGGCTGGTGAGCAGCTCCTACGACGTGAAGAGCCCCAGCCATGTCTGGATCTTTGCGCTGTGTGTGAAGGACCCGTGGGTGCTCTGTCTGCACATCTTCTTGCGGCAGGAGCACCTGCCCAAACACTGCCCCACTGCCCTGGGATACGCCTGGCCCTATGCTTTCACACGGCTACAGCTGCTACTGCCCTTGGTCGACCCCAA CAGTCCTGTGAACGCCAAGAAGACCAGCACGGCAGGCTCCAGCGACAGCTACATCTCCCTGTGGCGTAACTACCTCATCCTGTGTCTCGGTGTGGCTAAACCCAGCATCATGTCCCCCGGTCACCTCCGAGCCTCCACGCCGGAGATCATGGCCACCACTCCCGACGGCAGCGTCACCTACGACAACAAA GTGATAGGAACTCCATCGGTAGCCTGGCTTTTGAAACAGCTCGTCCCGCTGATGAGAGCGGAAAGTTTGGAGATCACAGACTCTCTGGTGCTCGGGTTTGGATGCACAAACGCTCTCGTCTTCAG GGAGCTAGTTGAAGAACTCCATCCACTGATGAAGGAAGCACTGGAACGTAGGCCGGag AACAAGCGacgcagagagaggagggaccTTCtcaggctgcagctgctgaggaTCTTTGAACTGCTGGCTAATGCAGCCGTTATCAGTGACAG CACCAATGGAGCACTGGAGCGTGATTCACTGGCCCTGGGTGCCCTGTTCCTCGAGTATGTGGATCTTACCCGGATGCTTCTGGAGGCTGAGAATGAGAAGGAGATGGACGTGCTTAAAGACATCAGAGCCCATTTCAGCGGGATGGTGGCCAATCTCATCCAGTGTGTTCCTG TCCACCACAGGCGCTTTCTCTTTCCTCAACAGTCCCTGAGGCACCATCTCTTCATTCTCTTCAGTCAATGGGCTGGCCCCTTCAGTGTCATGTTCACTCCCCTCGACCGCTACAGTGATCGCAACCACCAGATCACTCGCTACCAGTACTGCGCCCTGAAG GCCATGTCAGCAGTTCTGTGTTGCGGCCCAGTGTTCGACAATGTGGGTCTCTCTACTGATGGCTATCTCTACAAATGGCTCGACAACATCTTGGCTTGTCATGACCTACGG GTGCACCGTCTGGGGTGCGAGGTGGTCATCCTGCTCTTAGAATTAAACCCGGACCAAATCAATCTGTTCAACTGGGCCGTGGACCGCTGCTTCACTGGGTCTTACCAGCTAGCTTCTGGTTGCTTCAAGGCCATCGCCACTGTCTGCGGCAACAG GAATTACCCATGTGATCTTGTGACTTTGCTCAATCTGGTGTTGTTCAAGGCCTCAGACACCAGCAGGGAAATATATGAGATCTCGATGCAGCTGATGCAG GTGCTGGAGTCAAAGCTGTGTGCGTACTCCAAGCGAATGGTGGAGCAGAAGCCCGGTAACATTTTGTATGGAACACACggtcctctgcctcccctgTACAGTGTCAACctctctcaactctccatccaGCTGGCCAGCATGTACCCTGAGCTCACCTTGCCTCTCTTCTCAG AGGTGAGCCAGCGTTTCTCAACCACCCACTCCAACGGCAGACAGATAATGTTATCCTACCTGCTGCCCTGGCTCAGTAACATTGAGTTGGTGGACACGGGGCTCCTACCCCCAGCCTCGAGCCCCTGCACACCAGAAGAGGAAGCTTGCGGTCAGGGGCAGGGCATGTCCCCCAGTCTGAGAGGCAACGGCTGGGGCTCCTTGCAGGCAACGTCGCTGGTGCTCAATAACCTCATGTTCATGACCGCTAAG TACGGAGACGAGGTTCCCGGCCCAGAGATTGAGAATGCCTGGAACGCTCTGGTGTCCAACGAGAGGTGGAGCAACAACCTGCGGATCACCCTGCAGTTCCTCATCAGCCTGTGCGGAGTCAGCAGTGATACGACACTGCTGCCATTT ATAAAGAAAGTGGTCATCTACCTGTGTCGCAACAACACCATCCAGACTATGGAGGAGCTCCTGTTTGAGCTGCAACAGACTGACCCTGTCAACCCCGTGGTGTTGCACTGTGATAACCCTCCATTCTATCGCTTTGCCGCCAGCAACAAAGCACCCACCTCACAGACAG GCACCACGTCCAGCAGTAACACCGTGGTGGCTGGTCAGGAGAACCTGGCAGACACAGATGAGAAGAAGCTGGTCAGAGAGAGTGAAGAGCG CATGGCCAGGGCTCACAACAGACTAGAATCTCGCTACAGCAACAGCTCCGGGGGGTCTTACGAGGATGAAAAGA CCGACCCTCTCCCACCATACGCTGGTTGGCTGCTGGGCGTTCTGGAAACCAATCACCCTCAGCCGCTACCCATGCCGATTAACGGAGGCTGCTGGGCTCCTCTGGTGGACTACCTGCCGGAAACCATCACACCCAGAGGACCACTGCATAG GTGTAACATTGCAGTGATCTTCATGACAGAAATGGTGGTTGACCACAGTGTAAGAGAAGACTGGGCTTTACACCTTCCCCTGCTACTACATGCCCTCTTCTTGG GCCTGGACCACTACAGACCTGAGGTCTATGAACACAGTAAAcgtctccttctccacctcctcattGCTCTCTCCTGCAACAACAACTTCCAG gtAATAGCTTCAGTACTGATGCTGACGAGAGAGATAAGTGACAACAAGACCCTCACCATTAAGTCCAGCTACCACACAGAGTACCAGCAGTCCC ATACACCCGACTTCTTGCGAGAGTGGCAGGCGTCTCCAATGGCGGACTCTGGCCTCAGCTCAACCTCCAACTCCTCCTCTGTCAGTCTCGGTGGCGGCAGCACTGCTGGCAGTGTTGGAAATTTGCCCCTCGTACCACCAGATGACCTGGGGGACCTTGAGGATACGACCAACGAAACCGACGAGAAGACCAACAAACTCATCGAGTTCCTCTCCACCAG TGCCTGGAgtactgtgttgttgttgctcagAGCGCTTGGGCCGCTGTGGGTGCACGAGGACATCACGCCGAGGAACCCAAACTCCAAGAGCACAGAGCAGCTCTCCAACTTCCTGCGGCACGTTGTCTCCGTCTTTAAGGAGTCAAAGTCCG ATTTCCACTTGGAGCATCAGCTGAGCGATGTGGCTTTACAGACGGCTCTGTGCAGCTCCTCTCGTCACTATGCCGGGCGCTCCTTCCAAATCTTCCGAGCCCTCAAACAGCCAATCAACAATCACGCCGTCTCTGACCTGGTCTCGCGCCTCGTTGAGGTGGTGGGAGAACACGGAGACGAGGTGCAG GGCTATGTGATGGAGGTGTTGTTGACGCTGGAGTCGGTGGTGGTGAATCTCGCCGAGTGTCTGAAAAACAGTGACCTTATGGCAGCCCTGACCAG GACATCCTCGCCAGACTTTGTTACTAGCGAGAAACTGATGAACAGAAAGAGCACGGGTCAGTTGAACTATCCCGGCCCGGGGTTTGTCGGCCTGTCGTCACAACGCCACCAGCGCTCCTACTCAGTCCCCAAGAAGTTTGGCGAGTGCGGCCACCAGCTGAGTGATCCTCCTCGCAGTGCAACTTTGGATCGCATACAG GCCTGCAACAGCCATGGCCTTGCTCGAACAGGAAGGACCCCCGGGTCCTGCACATCCTCCACCAACCGCATCGATCCAAGCGTCCTATCGGACCCCGCCCACGTCTCCCATCCTTCAACAATACTGGCCACAGTCTTCTGGGTGGCGGTGGCCCTCATGGAGTCCGACTTTGAGTTTGAATATCAGATGTCACTACGCCTCGTTCACAAGCTGCTGTCAAAG GTGCCCTTAGACCGAGCCGAAAACCGCGAGCGTCTGGAGAAGCTCCAGGCTCAGCTGAGGTGGAGCGGATTCTCTGGGATTCAGCAGCTTTTGTTGAAAGGTTTTACCTCGCAGGCCACCTCTGACCTCACCTTGCAGCTCTTCTGCCAGCTCACGCCAGTCTCCCGCGTGCCTGTTGTCGACAGCTCTCAGTCTATAG GTTTCCCTCTGAATGTGCTGTGTCTGCTGCCTCACTTGGTGCAGCACTTTGGCCATCCGACTCAGTTTTGTAAGGAGAGTGCTGAGAGGATCGCACAG GTGTGTTTAATGGAGAAGAACACAAAGCTTTCCCATTTGGCCCATGTGATGACTCTCTATAAGACACGTTCTTACACACGGGACCCCTTCTCCTGGGTCAGTGTGGTTTGCCGCTACCTCCATGAAGCCTTCTCCGAAATCACACTCAACATGGTCACCTATATGGCTGAG CTGCTGGAAAAGGGCCTTCCCGCTATGCAACAGTCTCTCCTACAGATCATTTACTGCCTGCTCAGCCACATGGACCTGACCTCTGTACAAGTAAAACAGTTCAACGGTGATGTCACCAAGACCATTGAGAAGTTTGTTCAG ACAGTTCACTGGAAGGATGCCTTAAACATCTTGAAGCTGGTGGTCTCACGCTCTGCCAGCCTTGTTCATCCGGTGTACCGCCACTCACAGGGCGACCTGTCCAACCTGGAGGTCAGCAGAGTGTGGGACGGTTCAGCCAAGGCTCTGCCTGGGAAAACACTGGACTTCACCTTTGACATCTCTGAG ACTCCAGTCATTGGGCGTCGGTTTGACGAGCTTCAGGGCTCGGGCGGCAGAGAGGGGAAGGCCAGAGCCATGGCTGTAACGCGGAgcacttcctccacctcctctggatCCAACTCCAACACTATCCTGGTGCCCGTCAGCTGGAGGCGACCGCAGTCCTCTCAG AAAAGAACCAGAGAGAAGCTGGTAAACGTTTTATCTCTTTGTGGACAAGAAGTTGGACTCACCAAGAACCCATCT GTGATCTTCTCGTCGTGTGGCGACTTGGACATGATGGAGGTGCGGGAGAGTGGTGTGTCATCAGAGGAGGGTGGAACCAGAGAGGACACGCTAGACGACACCGCCAGCGAGCAGCAGTTCAGGGTTTTCCGAGACTTTGACTTCCTGGATGTGGAGCTGGAAGATGGAGAG GGCGAGACCGTTGATAACTTTAATTGGGGCGTGCGTCGGCGCTCTCTGGACAGCACGGAGCTGGGTGACATGTTGGAGGAGAGCCAGCACTCCGGCAGCACCCCTAGTCTTGGTCACGAGGACCCCCACGATTCAGACGAGTcctcggaggaagaggagtcgtCAACCAGCCAGAGCCTGTCTCACTCTCAGCTT ACGAACCCTTCTCCATCGGAGGAAACCAATCACACTGATTCTCTGTCTACTTCTTACGACACATCTGCCGACGCACAATCCCTCAACGCTTCCACACCGGGGCAGGGAGCGCTGCACGATTACCACGGTGGCCTTGAT GGGAGGGTGCGCGGGGGGGACGAGGACACTCAGGTGCAGGATGACGAACTGTCGCTGAGCGCCAATGAGCTCCCTCACGGCTCGGACTTCGGCGAGAGTCTCACCCTGGAGTTGCCGGGCCAACCTCTGGATCATCTGCCCAATCTGGACCACAGTCTCAGCGCAGACTACTGCCAACCTCCGCTGGACTTTCTAGACCCCAACTGTCTGCCCAG CTTACGTGATGATGTAGATGACTTGGAAGACCTCGgttttcctcctcccccctctccatttTTCTCCGCCATCTTGGCAGCCTTCCAACCCGCCGTGTGTGACGATGCTGAGGAGGCATGGCGTTGTCACATCAGCCAGCTTGTGACCGACTCCGATGGGTCTTGTGCCGTCCACACTTTTCAAGTCTTTTCATCTCTCTTTACG aACATCCAGGGCAAATTCTGCCTCCTGACCACTGATGTTGCCACTTACCTTGGAGAGGGCTTGAGGGGTATTGGATCAAAGTTCCTTATGTCGTCTCAGATGCTAACAACTTGCTCAGATTGTCCCACAATCTACATTGATGCTGACACG ATTATTTCATATGGCCTCCTTGAAAAAATGAAGTTCAGTGCACTGGAGCTGCAGGAGTACCTGGACACCTACAACACCAGAGAGGACGCTGCTCTATCG TGGCTGAGGAACTGTAAGGACACATTTCCCAGGTGCCCCGGGGATAGTGTGGTAACCTGCCAGCCTGGAGACTCAGAGGAGAAG CAATTGGAGCTTTGTCAGAGACTCTACAAACTGCATTTCCAGCTCCTCCTACTGTTCCAGTCCTACTGCTCGCTCATTGGTCAATTTCATGCTATCAGCTCGGTGCCTGAG CTTCTGAACATGTCTCGAGAGCTCTCCGATCTGAAGACCAGCCTGCAGGTGGCTGAGGCGGCCGTAGCCAGCGATCTGGAGCACAAACACTTGGCCCACACTCGATCGCACGCCACCGAGGTGGCAGCCATGGTTGTgcccagcttctcctcctcagagGCGGCTGTGCAGGCCATACTGGAGTGCCTTAAGAACCATGAGTTCACCAAAGCTGTGCGCTACATCCAGGAGTGCAG GAGGCAGTGGCCCTGCGGCGTGTTTGGTGGCGGCTCGGAAAGCGAGGTGCAGACGCTACTCAACGTCTACTTCCGCCACCAGACGCTGGGCCAGACGGGCACCATTGCCCTAGTGGGTTCCCGCCAGGACCTCAGCCTGATCTGCTCCAAGCTGCTGGAGCTCAACGGGGAGATCCGGGACATGATCTGCCACGCCCAGGGTTACCGGGTGGTCACAACCTACCTCCCCGACTCCAGCGCCTCCGGGACAAGTCTCTGA